The genomic DNA TCACCCCTCCATAGTGCGGGGTGCGGCGCGAGGGTCAGGTGCCGTTTGACGGCGGTCGTCAATCGTCGCGCGGGACCGCCGGGACCGGCCCACGCTGAGTTCATGGACGCCATTCAGCAGCACATGATCGACAGCTATCGCGCGGCCCAGCACGGGGAACTGCCGCCGCCGCTGCCCGGCCGGCACGACTGGGCGGTGGCGCGCGACGTACGCGACCGGCGCCGCTTCGCCGCGGTGATGGCGGGACTCCCGGCGCGCCGCCGCTGGCGCACGGCACTACGAGGACTGGTCACCCACGACCACGGCCACCGCTCCACGCCACCGGACGGTCCCACCCCACCGGACAGCTCGACCCCGCCGGGTGGTTCCGGCCGCTCCGGCGTCTGAGGACGAAGCGGCTGCCGGACGGTCCCGGAGCGCCCGCTAACCCAGCCGCTTCACGAACTCCCCCACCGCCACCCGCACATCCCGCGGGGTCCACTCCAGCCCCGCCTCCGACACCGTGACCTCCGTGTAGGACACCCCGGGCGGTCCCGCCGTGGCCGGGTGCCACTTGCGGAAGAGTGCCACGCCCGTCTCCTCCGCCTGGCGTACCGCCGCGTCGGTCAGGGCCTCCGCCCCGTACGGCAGCCACACCTGGAACTGGTGCGTGTGCGGCGGTTCCGGATGCACCCGGAACCACGGAACAGCGGATTCCGTGAAGCCCTCGGCCAGGGCGCCGGCCACCACCTTCGCCTGCGCCACGTAGGACGACAGCTTCGGCAGCTCCCGGTCGAGGCCGACCAGCGCGGAGAGCGCCGCGGGGAACTGCTGGTAGAGCTGGCCGCCGTACCGGTGGCGCCAGGTGCGGGCCTCTTCGATCAGGGACTCCGGACCGGCGAGCGCGGCCCCGGACAGTCCGCCGAGCGTCTTGTAGAACGACACGTACACGCTGTCCGCGAGCGCTGCGATCTCCGACAGCCCGCGCCCGAAGCGTGGGGCGCACTCCCACAGTCGCGCGCCGTCGAAGTGCACCACTGCATCGCGTTCGCGGGCGGCCTCCACCACGGCCTCCAGCTCCTCCCACTCCGGCAGTACGAAACCGGCGTCGCGCAACGGCAACTCGAGCATCAGCGTGCCGAAGGGTTCGGCGAAGTCGCGGATCTCCTGCGCGGTGGGCAGCCGCGGCTCGGACGTCGGGTGGACGGTGCGCAGTCCGCTCACCGACCCCAGAGCGCCGCGCTCGTGCACCTCCGGGTGGGCGAGCGGGTGCAGTGCCACGGTCGGGCTGCCGGTGCGCCCCGCCCAGCAGCGCAGCGCCACCTGCTGAGCCATCGTTCCGGTCGGGAAGAAGGCCGCGGCCTCCATCCCGAGCAGATCGGCGATGCGCTGCTCCAGTACGGCGACGATCCCGTCGCCGTAGATGTCCGCGGGCCGGTCCAGATCGGCCACGGAACCGGCGTACGCGCCCAGGTCGGCCAGCTGCTCGCCGAGCGTGCGGTCGACCGGCGGCCGCGAGAGGATCCGGTCGGCCCGGCGCCAGGCGGCGATCCGCCGGAACCGTTCAGCCGTCTCGCGGTCCGGCCCGCCGTCCCGTATCGCGTCCCCCGCCCGGTCCCCGACCTCGTCCCGGATCTCGTCCTGCGCCTGCGCTCGTGCCTGCTCATGCCTGTCTGCCATGGGACGATCATCACGCAGAAGACGGCCGGAGCCCACACGGTTACGCGGTCCCCGCCCCGGCGGTCGTCCACGCATTCGTCCACAGGCTGTGGACGGCCAGGAGTCTGTGCGAAACGCTGGCGTAGCATGCAGAGAAATCGTCCGGTACCCCCCGCGGACTGGAACGGAAGGCCATCGCCGCGTGAACGCAACAGCACCCAAGGAGCCCCTCGACGCGAGGGACCGCCCCGCCCGCCTCACCGTGGGTGTCGTGGGCGCGGGCAGGGTCGGCCCTGCCCTTGCCGCGTCCCTGCAGCTGGCCGGTCACCGCCCGGTCGCCGTGTCGGGCGTCTCCGACGCATCGGTGCGCCGGGCCGCCGCGCTCCTGCCCGACGTGCCTCTCGTACCGCCCGCCGAGGTGCTCGCGCGGGCCGAGCTGGTCCTGCTGACCGTGCCCGACGACGCCCTGCCCGGCCTCGTCGAGGGCCTCGCCGAGACCGGTGCGGTCCGCCCGGGGCAGCTGATCGTCCACACGTCGGGGCGGTACGGGACCCGGATCCTGGACCCCGCCCTGCGGGCCGGCGCACTGCCGCTCGCCCTGCACCCCGCGATGACGTTCACCGGCACGAGCGTCGACGTCCAGCGGCTGGCCGGCTGCTCTTTC from Streptomyces sp. NBC_01707 includes the following:
- a CDS encoding low specificity L-threonine aldolase; this encodes MADRHEQARAQAQDEIRDEVGDRAGDAIRDGGPDRETAERFRRIAAWRRADRILSRPPVDRTLGEQLADLGAYAGSVADLDRPADIYGDGIVAVLEQRIADLLGMEAAAFFPTGTMAQQVALRCWAGRTGSPTVALHPLAHPEVHERGALGSVSGLRTVHPTSEPRLPTAQEIRDFAEPFGTLMLELPLRDAGFVLPEWEELEAVVEAARERDAVVHFDGARLWECAPRFGRGLSEIAALADSVYVSFYKTLGGLSGAALAGPESLIEEARTWRHRYGGQLYQQFPAALSALVGLDRELPKLSSYVAQAKVVAGALAEGFTESAVPWFRVHPEPPHTHQFQVWLPYGAEALTDAAVRQAEETGVALFRKWHPATAGPPGVSYTEVTVSEAGLEWTPRDVRVAVGEFVKRLG